One genomic window of Halovivax cerinus includes the following:
- a CDS encoding zinc-binding dehydrogenase, giving the protein MKAFVMQEVGETGFTEKEPPEAGPTDAVIRPTKGLVCTSDVHTVHGAIGERENLTLGHEVVGVVEEVGDQVAKFEPGDRVAVGAITPDWGSAAAQDDHPSQSNEALGGWKYANVKDGTFADYAHVNEADANMAHIPDGVSDEEAVYVTDMMSTGFMGAENAEIPVGGTVAVFAQGPVGLMATKGAALQGAGHIIAVETVQNRQELARTYGADDVVDFAEGDPVEQIMDLTDGEGVDAAVEALGTSGTFEQCVEVTKAGGTISNTGYHGEGEYVNIPREAWGVGMAEKDIVTGLCPGGRLRLQRLLRLLDRDRVDPTHMTTHEFPFDEIDEAFRLMETKEDDIIKPLIHFE; this is encoded by the coding sequence ATGAAAGCATTCGTCATGCAAGAAGTAGGAGAAACTGGATTCACGGAGAAAGAACCGCCCGAAGCGGGACCGACAGACGCCGTCATCCGGCCGACGAAGGGGCTGGTCTGTACTTCGGACGTCCACACCGTTCACGGTGCAATCGGCGAGCGAGAGAACCTGACGCTCGGACACGAGGTCGTGGGCGTCGTCGAGGAAGTCGGCGATCAGGTCGCGAAGTTCGAGCCGGGCGATCGGGTCGCCGTCGGCGCCATCACCCCCGACTGGGGGTCCGCCGCCGCCCAGGACGATCACCCGTCACAGTCGAACGAGGCCCTCGGCGGGTGGAAGTACGCGAACGTGAAGGACGGAACCTTCGCCGACTACGCCCACGTGAACGAGGCCGACGCGAACATGGCCCACATCCCCGACGGCGTGAGCGACGAGGAAGCGGTCTACGTCACGGACATGATGAGTACTGGGTTCATGGGCGCGGAGAACGCCGAGATTCCGGTCGGTGGAACGGTCGCCGTGTTCGCGCAGGGGCCGGTCGGGTTGATGGCCACGAAAGGCGCGGCGCTTCAGGGCGCCGGGCACATCATCGCCGTCGAGACGGTCCAGAACAGACAGGAACTCGCGCGAACCTACGGTGCCGACGACGTCGTCGACTTCGCCGAGGGCGACCCAGTCGAACAGATCATGGACCTCACCGACGGCGAGGGCGTGGACGCGGCCGTCGAGGCGCTCGGAACGAGCGGGACCTTCGAGCAGTGCGTCGAGGTGACCAAGGCCGGCGGCACGATCTCGAACACGGGGTACCACGGCGAAGGCGAGTACGTCAACATTCCCCGGGAGGCCTGGGGCGTCGGCATGGCCGAGAAGGATATCGTCACCGGCCTCTGTCCCGGTGGCCGGCTCAGACTCCAGCGGTTGCTTCGTCTGCTCGATCGCGACCGCGTGGATCCGACGCACATGACCACGCACGAGTTCCCGTTCGACGAGATCGACGAGGCGTTCCGGCTGATGGAGACGAAGGAGGACGACATCATCAAACCGCTCATCCACTTCGAGTAG
- the gap gene encoding type I glyceraldehyde-3-phosphate dehydrogenase has product MGASTNDSRGESSEPLRIGINGFGRIGRSVLRASLEHDDLDVVAVNDVMDDDDMAYLLQYDSVHGRLDGVFREGDTMYVGSQEIQLYSEPDPSEIPWDAVDVSVVLEATGLFRTRDEASQHLEAGADQVLISAPPKGDEPVPMFVYGVNHETYDGEAIVSNASCTTNSVAPVMKTLDEAFGIDSGLLLTVHAYTGSQGLVDGPLEKRRRGRAAAENIVPTTTGAAIATTEILPELEGTFDGRAMRVPVPDGSISDLTLNLETDVTEADVADAVRTAADGRLAGVLGYTDDEIVSQDVVGLPIPSYVDLESLMVVDDDMLKILVWYDNEYGFSRQLLDLAAYVASEGDHVATGAAVAH; this is encoded by the coding sequence ATGGGCGCCAGTACGAACGACAGTCGCGGAGAGTCCAGCGAACCGCTTCGAATCGGCATCAACGGCTTCGGGCGCATCGGTCGAAGCGTGCTCCGTGCCTCGCTCGAGCACGACGATCTCGACGTGGTAGCGGTCAACGACGTGATGGACGACGACGATATGGCGTACCTCCTCCAGTACGACTCGGTTCACGGGCGTCTCGACGGGGTTTTCCGCGAGGGTGATACCATGTACGTCGGGTCACAGGAGATCCAGTTGTACTCCGAACCCGATCCGTCCGAAATTCCGTGGGACGCCGTCGATGTGTCCGTCGTCCTCGAGGCAACCGGCCTGTTTCGAACTCGCGACGAGGCGTCCCAGCACCTCGAAGCCGGCGCCGATCAGGTCCTCATCTCGGCGCCGCCGAAGGGCGACGAACCGGTTCCGATGTTCGTCTACGGGGTCAATCACGAGACGTACGACGGCGAGGCTATCGTTTCGAACGCCTCCTGCACGACGAACTCCGTCGCCCCTGTCATGAAAACGCTGGACGAGGCGTTCGGGATCGACTCCGGACTGTTGTTGACGGTCCACGCCTACACCGGGAGCCAGGGGCTGGTCGACGGACCGCTCGAGAAGCGTCGTCGCGGCCGGGCGGCCGCCGAGAACATCGTCCCGACGACGACGGGTGCTGCGATCGCCACCACCGAGATCTTGCCCGAACTCGAGGGCACGTTCGACGGGCGCGCGATGCGCGTCCCGGTCCCGGATGGCTCCATCTCTGACCTCACACTCAATCTCGAAACCGACGTCACCGAAGCCGACGTCGCCGACGCGGTCCGAACGGCGGCCGACGGGAGACTCGCGGGGGTGCTCGGATACACCGACGACGAGATCGTCTCGCAGGACGTGGTCGGGTTACCGATCCCGTCCTACGTCGATCTGGAGTCGCTGATGGTCGTCGACGACGACATGCTGAAGATACTGGTCTGGTACGACAACGAGTACGGCTTCTCTCGACAGCTGCTCGATCTCGCGGCCTACGTCGCGAGCGAAGGCGATCACGTCGCAACCGGTGCAGCCGTCGCCCACTGA
- a CDS encoding RimK family alpha-L-glutamate ligase, with product MSTEEPVTVGVLSLHTSKETKAICNAVDDLGHRPQWLRADNTTIGVEDGRVSLEPAVDVIANRLLLSNTEQPCEALGLINTLSRLVPTLNTPVASMTALHKLSTAVALAGHEVPVPDVLLSLSSDRLNEARADFGEEAVYKTAIGTHGGGTWKVGREERVNPKVGNRYAFLQELIERDADRHRDIRIYVVGDEIVGAMYRYAPENDWRTNVALGGSVEDATDDLPPAVRDIALDSTEAVGLDYAGVDVVESEDGWYVLEVNPTAGFKGLFEATGVSPAPYIAKLAIERVGGEVDDEDVERLARTLDDSRPSFLPPEPVAEERVPSDIGYTEEIVLTGTRGSESVVAKSDTGAKRTSIDTSLAADIGAGPIKSIAKVKTGSSKGSRSRPVVDVVVGVGGNQHTVTASVEDRSHMEYPVILGRDILKHYRVDVARRTDGDDTYEEE from the coding sequence ATGAGCACGGAAGAACCCGTCACAGTCGGTGTTTTGAGCCTCCACACGAGCAAAGAGACGAAGGCAATCTGTAACGCGGTCGATGACCTCGGGCACCGTCCGCAGTGGTTGCGTGCGGACAACACGACGATCGGGGTCGAAGACGGTCGAGTCAGCCTGGAGCCCGCCGTCGACGTGATCGCGAATCGGTTGTTACTCTCGAACACCGAACAGCCGTGCGAAGCGCTCGGGCTGATCAACACGCTGTCACGGCTGGTTCCGACGTTGAACACGCCAGTCGCGTCCATGACGGCGTTGCACAAGCTCTCGACGGCCGTCGCCCTCGCCGGCCACGAGGTCCCGGTCCCCGACGTCCTGCTCTCGCTGTCGAGCGACCGACTCAACGAGGCCCGCGCCGACTTCGGAGAGGAGGCCGTCTACAAGACGGCGATCGGTACCCACGGCGGCGGGACCTGGAAGGTGGGTCGCGAGGAGCGGGTCAACCCGAAGGTGGGGAACCGGTACGCGTTCCTCCAGGAACTCATCGAACGGGACGCGGACCGACACCGCGACATTCGGATCTACGTCGTCGGCGACGAGATCGTCGGCGCGATGTACCGCTACGCCCCGGAGAACGACTGGCGTACCAACGTCGCCCTCGGCGGATCGGTCGAAGACGCGACCGACGACCTCCCGCCGGCGGTTCGAGACATCGCGCTCGACTCGACCGAGGCGGTCGGGCTCGACTACGCCGGCGTCGACGTCGTCGAGAGCGAAGACGGCTGGTACGTCCTCGAGGTGAACCCCACGGCCGGATTCAAGGGGCTGTTCGAGGCCACGGGCGTGAGTCCCGCGCCCTACATCGCGAAACTTGCGATCGAGCGCGTCGGTGGCGAGGTCGACGACGAGGACGTCGAACGCCTCGCACGGACGCTCGACGACTCCCGACCGTCCTTCCTCCCGCCGGAGCCTGTCGCCGAAGAGCGGGTTCCGAGCGACATCGGTTACACGGAAGAGATCGTCCTCACCGGCACACGTGGCTCCGAGTCGGTCGTCGCCAAGTCCGACACCGGCGCCAAACGGACGAGCATCGACACGAGCCTCGCCGCCGACATCGGCGCCGGACCGATCAAGTCCATCGCGAAAGTCAAGACTGGCAGTTCCAAGGGGAGTCGGAGCCGGCCGGTCGTCGACGTGGTCGTCGGCGTCGGCGGCAACCAGCACACGGTGACCGCGAGCGTCGAGGACCGCAGTCACATGGAGTACCCCGTGATCCTCGGCCGCGACATCCTGAAACACTATCGCGTCGACGTCGCCCGGCGGACGGACGGCGACGATACGTACGAAGAGGAGTGA
- a CDS encoding cytochrome c oxidase subunit II: MRIHTYEKLWLAGSFVLIVGFIVTITYGSVGLGITMIDDEANTVTPDEIGSDDRFSDPRVEQVGEDEYEVYVVAMTFIFQPDPIEVPASSEVTFYVTSRDVIHGFEVAGTNINSMAIPGQVAELTVEFDEPGTYGIVCNEYCGPQHHTMEGSLVVTPESEFSQTELEVNAPEEVAQGDEIDLTATVSNGLLEARESTVNVTIGSQTTEQSITVDGESSENVSVTVDSDELGSGEHDWTVSVDDQDESGTIAVGNESATSESVPIREPDRGGSPP, translated from the coding sequence ATGCGCATTCACACGTACGAGAAACTGTGGCTCGCCGGTTCGTTCGTCCTGATCGTGGGGTTCATCGTGACGATCACGTACGGGTCGGTCGGCCTCGGGATCACGATGATCGACGACGAAGCCAACACCGTTACGCCCGACGAAATCGGGTCAGACGACCGATTCAGCGACCCTCGGGTCGAGCAGGTCGGCGAAGACGAGTACGAGGTGTACGTCGTCGCGATGACGTTCATCTTTCAACCCGACCCGATAGAGGTGCCGGCCAGCTCAGAGGTGACGTTCTACGTGACGAGTCGCGACGTGATCCACGGCTTCGAGGTAGCCGGAACCAACATCAACTCGATGGCCATCCCCGGACAGGTGGCGGAACTGACGGTCGAGTTCGACGAACCCGGGACGTACGGCATCGTCTGCAACGAGTACTGCGGGCCACAGCACCACACGATGGAGGGATCGCTGGTGGTGACGCCCGAATCGGAGTTCTCGCAGACGGAACTCGAAGTGAACGCGCCGGAGGAAGTCGCTCAGGGAGACGAGATCGACCTCACGGCCACCGTCTCCAACGGATTGCTCGAAGCACGCGAGTCGACGGTGAACGTTACCATCGGCTCACAGACGACCGAACAGTCGATCACCGTCGACGGAGAGAGTAGCGAGAACGTGTCGGTCACCGTCGACAGCGACGAACTGGGATCGGGTGAGCACGACTGGACGGTCAGCGTCGACGATCAGGACGAGTCCGGAACCATCGCAGTCGGGAACGAGTCGGCGACGAGCGAATCCGTTCCGATTCGGGAGCCCGATCGTGGAGGGTCCCCACCATGA
- a CDS encoding oligosaccharide flippase family protein, whose amino-acid sequence MRSAGHIVRGFTATLAARAVYMLSSALLMYLLAGYFLDPDEYGLLFWTIGILAVVQLGADLGFGKSAARYVAEYGETDPRQIPHVIRYVIGYKLVAVSVVAGLLLIGARPLAAALGEPAAAPFLTAGVLLVVAKSFGVFPEVVFQGSNRLVYSAGVRAVGGASRLVFAVVFVVAGFGALGAFFGYVVGYAIAAVVGLTAVYLSVYSAYEPATEMDDGLSRRLLEYSVPLTATRGANVLDKQIDIVLVGVFLNSTAVAFYTLAKQITDFVLAPAESLGFVISPNFGEGKAGGDVDGARALYETALSNALALYVPAAVGLVIVAEPFVVLVFGAEYATAATLLQLLSVFVVLQTITNLTSDGLDYLGRARERAIAKGVTSVGNFGLNLLLIPAFGVVGAAVATVVTHAVYVSVTLYVVHDELSLRYRSLAVEAGRVLSITGVMAATVVVVTPPITTIPLLVFAVTIGVLAWALLAVASGVIELGTIRTTLG is encoded by the coding sequence ATGCGCTCCGCTGGCCACATCGTTCGAGGGTTCACGGCGACGCTCGCGGCGCGAGCCGTTTACATGCTCTCGAGCGCGCTGTTGATGTATCTGCTCGCCGGGTACTTTCTCGACCCGGACGAGTACGGACTCCTGTTCTGGACGATCGGCATCCTCGCCGTCGTCCAGCTGGGGGCTGACCTCGGCTTCGGCAAGTCGGCCGCCCGGTACGTCGCCGAGTACGGCGAGACGGACCCGCGCCAGATTCCGCACGTGATCCGCTACGTGATCGGGTACAAACTGGTCGCCGTCTCGGTCGTGGCCGGGCTCTTGCTGATCGGAGCGCGGCCGCTCGCCGCCGCACTGGGGGAACCGGCTGCCGCACCCTTCCTGACAGCGGGTGTTCTTCTCGTCGTCGCGAAGTCTTTCGGCGTCTTCCCCGAGGTCGTCTTTCAGGGGTCGAATCGGCTGGTCTACAGTGCCGGCGTCAGAGCGGTTGGTGGAGCGAGCAGGCTCGTCTTCGCCGTCGTCTTCGTCGTCGCGGGCTTCGGCGCCCTCGGAGCCTTCTTCGGGTACGTCGTTGGCTACGCGATCGCCGCCGTGGTCGGACTGACGGCGGTGTACCTGTCCGTCTACTCGGCGTACGAGCCAGCGACCGAGATGGACGACGGACTCTCTCGTCGCCTCCTCGAGTACAGCGTCCCGCTCACCGCCACCCGCGGAGCGAACGTCCTCGACAAACAGATCGACATCGTTCTCGTCGGCGTCTTCTTGAACTCGACGGCCGTCGCGTTCTACACGCTCGCAAAGCAGATCACAGACTTCGTCCTCGCGCCGGCGGAGTCGCTGGGATTCGTCATCTCGCCAAACTTCGGCGAGGGGAAGGCGGGCGGCGACGTCGACGGCGCCAGGGCCCTCTACGAGACGGCACTGTCGAACGCGCTGGCGTTGTACGTCCCGGCTGCGGTCGGACTCGTAATTGTCGCGGAACCGTTCGTGGTACTCGTCTTCGGGGCAGAGTACGCGACCGCCGCGACGCTGCTACAGTTACTCAGCGTCTTCGTCGTCCTTCAGACGATCACGAATCTGACGAGCGACGGGCTGGATTACCTCGGACGCGCTCGCGAGCGGGCCATCGCGAAGGGGGTGACGTCGGTCGGCAACTTCGGCCTCAACCTCCTCCTGATTCCGGCGTTCGGCGTGGTCGGCGCGGCCGTTGCGACGGTCGTCACGCACGCCGTCTACGTCTCGGTCACCCTCTACGTCGTTCACGACGAACTGTCACTCCGGTATCGCTCGCTGGCGGTCGAGGCCGGACGCGTCCTCTCGATTACCGGCGTGATGGCCGCGACCGTCGTTGTCGTCACGCCGCCGATCACGACGATCCCGCTCCTCGTCTTCGCCGTGACGATCGGCGTCCTCGCGTGGGCGCTCCTGGCGGTCGCTAGCGGGGTGATCGAACTCGGAACGATCCGGACCACACTCGGGTGA
- a CDS encoding VIT1/CCC1 transporter family protein produces the protein MERIRDLLATGDVASISRRYFISNGFDGTLTSIGIVVGAYLSGVTDGYTVVQIGLGAAVGLGTSGVWSVWEIERAEKQAEILSIERAMLTDLTNTEVQRDQVAARKINAIASGIGPIVGILCPLVPFLFHGSLVTLLEATLLAIGIGVGVLFAFGAYLGSISKQNWVVAGIRMGLAGFVVAILNLFLPG, from the coding sequence ATCGAACGAATTCGTGATCTGCTCGCCACGGGCGACGTGGCGTCGATCTCCCGACGATACTTCATCTCGAACGGGTTCGACGGTACCCTGACCAGCATCGGCATCGTCGTCGGCGCCTACCTGTCGGGGGTGACGGACGGCTACACCGTGGTTCAGATCGGCCTGGGTGCAGCCGTGGGGCTGGGGACGTCCGGCGTCTGGAGCGTCTGGGAGATCGAACGGGCGGAAAAACAGGCGGAGATCCTGTCCATCGAGCGTGCGATGCTCACCGATCTCACGAACACGGAGGTCCAGCGGGATCAGGTGGCGGCTCGAAAAATCAACGCGATCGCAAGCGGCATCGGCCCGATCGTCGGTATACTCTGTCCGCTCGTCCCGTTCCTGTTTCACGGGTCGCTCGTCACGCTCCTCGAGGCGACGCTGCTCGCCATCGGAATCGGCGTCGGGGTGTTGTTCGCGTTCGGGGCGTACCTGGGTTCGATCTCGAAACAGAACTGGGTCGTCGCCGGAATTCGAATGGGGCTGGCGGGATTCGTCGTGGCGATACTCAATCTCTTCCTGCCGGGGTGA
- a CDS encoding ABC1 kinase family protein, whose translation MIGYYRRYLQVLVRFLPFVLAFLRDKRRFVLVGHPRGVDDETHRQRAERIRNTMLDLGPAFVKVGQVLSTRPDIVPPTYADVLGTLQDEVPEGASGDPRSVLDDELGDELDLSTIEPVAGGSLAFVYAAIHGGERIALKVRRPDMKSQIERDLRVVRGLLPLIRLFADERQRYSVRNAADDFESIILDELDFEREREIMVEIGENFADDDRVVVPDVYADLSSERVLAMEHLTGRRVTDDDALADVDVDPHELATRITSVYLKMGLVDGTFHADPHPGNLAVTDEGRLLIYDFGMSDRLSTATQGDIVGLYRALVQRDVEALVDALIALDVLERDVNRAEVRRVLELVIETLEGHSTVTWRRIITELTSNLRDFPFRLPPNVMLLVRAGTVGEGVCRQLDPEFDFLAAVRSFLVEENLIESELQAILSEIRTDVRRSLPALSRLPARVDRTAQRLERGELVVRTDPVDDRGTGDRDLGYAVLASALLVAASILAFHDRPYEIPALAIASAFFLRYLVGSR comes from the coding sequence ATGATCGGATACTATCGCCGGTATTTGCAGGTCCTCGTCCGGTTTCTTCCCTTCGTCCTGGCGTTCCTCCGCGACAAGCGGCGGTTCGTGCTGGTCGGGCACCCGAGGGGTGTCGACGATGAAACCCACCGGCAGAGAGCCGAGCGGATCCGGAACACGATGTTGGATCTCGGCCCGGCGTTCGTCAAGGTGGGACAGGTGCTCTCGACGCGGCCGGATATCGTGCCGCCGACGTACGCCGACGTCCTCGGGACGCTGCAAGACGAAGTTCCCGAAGGCGCAAGCGGCGATCCGCGGTCCGTCCTGGACGACGAGCTCGGCGACGAGCTCGATCTGTCGACGATCGAACCGGTCGCCGGTGGGTCACTCGCCTTCGTGTACGCGGCGATCCACGGCGGCGAGCGAATCGCGTTGAAGGTTCGCCGGCCCGATATGAAATCCCAGATAGAGCGGGATCTGCGCGTCGTTCGCGGCCTACTCCCCCTGATACGTCTCTTCGCCGACGAGCGCCAGCGGTACTCGGTCCGGAACGCGGCCGACGATTTCGAGTCGATCATCCTGGACGAACTCGACTTCGAACGGGAGCGCGAGATCATGGTCGAGATCGGCGAGAACTTCGCGGACGACGACCGAGTGGTCGTTCCCGACGTCTACGCCGACCTTTCCTCGGAGCGCGTACTCGCGATGGAGCACCTGACCGGCCGGCGGGTCACTGACGACGACGCGCTGGCGGACGTCGACGTCGATCCGCACGAGCTGGCGACGCGGATCACCTCGGTGTACCTGAAGATGGGGCTGGTCGACGGCACGTTCCACGCCGACCCGCATCCGGGAAATCTCGCCGTCACGGACGAGGGGCGACTGCTCATCTACGACTTCGGCATGAGCGATCGGCTTTCCACCGCCACGCAGGGAGACATCGTCGGGCTCTACCGCGCGCTCGTCCAGCGCGACGTCGAGGCCCTCGTCGACGCGCTGATCGCGCTCGACGTGCTCGAACGTGACGTCAATCGAGCCGAGGTCCGACGGGTTCTCGAACTCGTCATCGAGACCCTGGAAGGACACTCGACGGTTACCTGGCGGCGTATCATCACCGAGCTGACGTCGAACCTCCGGGACTTTCCGTTCCGCCTCCCGCCGAACGTGATGTTGCTCGTCCGGGCCGGGACCGTCGGGGAAGGCGTCTGCCGACAGCTCGACCCGGAGTTCGACTTCCTGGCCGCCGTTCGATCGTTCCTCGTCGAAGAGAACCTCATCGAGAGCGAACTCCAGGCAATCCTCTCGGAGATCCGGACCGACGTACGCCGGTCGCTGCCCGCGCTCTCGCGGCTTCCCGCTCGCGTCGATCGAACGGCCCAGCGGCTCGAACGCGGCGAGCTCGTCGTCCGAACCGACCCCGTAGACGACCGCGGCACCGGGGATCGCGACCTCGGGTACGCCGTGCTGGCGAGTGCGCTACTTGTGGCCGCGTCGATCCTGGCGTTTCACGACCGGCCGTACGAAATCCCCGCGCTGGCGATCGCGTCCGCGTTCTTCCTGCGATATCTCGTCGGTAGCCGCTGA
- a CDS encoding b(o/a)3-type cytochrome-c oxidase subunit 1 yields MTRLFVDEYPGQARLVRAAFLNSFIALGLGATFGLVQAFHRTDIYRFLPSPDYYTVLTGHGVFLVISFVIFFLVGLFHWAITDSLGQRPTRAWLSWGWYGLMSLGTLIIAASILGGFFEEPPEVLGAPLSADVLFTFYAPLQANPLFYLGLIVFFAGTWLAGADWFRTWLTWKGDNPGKRIPLPAFMVLTTMIMWYLGSIGVIVSLIAFIVPWSFEVIPGVNPLLTRTLFWFFGHMVVYFWVLPAYLLWYNVLPTLSGGRLFSDPLARVVFILFVLLSTPVGIHHQYMDPGIAEGFKFVAMTNTMFLLLPSLLTAFTVVASMEHGARQRGGEGTFGWIRALPWREPAFTGMALAGAVFAFGGFTGIVNAGMNINYLVHNTLWIPGHIHTQVGTATALSLMAGSYWLVPQLTGNRLVGRRIALIQVVTWFLGIVFMTNAMYRSGLFGVPRRTAEPQYSFEYDVGIGSMGELNAQIALGGTLLFVATVLFLGVMLLTVLNRDSEPLVDGTIPPALSGPEDSPRILDNLKLWAAIAIVLLVLAYALPLASIIQQGGLHGQDIRPYPVVLALVDAVQHAGTTLGVAIY; encoded by the coding sequence ATGACGCGCCTCTTCGTCGACGAGTATCCGGGACAGGCACGACTCGTCCGGGCGGCGTTTCTGAACTCGTTCATCGCACTCGGACTGGGGGCGACGTTCGGGCTCGTTCAGGCGTTCCACCGGACCGATATCTATCGCTTTCTACCGTCACCCGATTACTATACGGTGCTGACCGGACACGGCGTCTTCCTCGTCATCTCGTTCGTGATCTTCTTTCTCGTCGGACTCTTTCACTGGGCGATAACGGACAGTCTCGGCCAGCGACCGACCCGCGCCTGGCTGAGCTGGGGCTGGTACGGACTGATGTCGCTCGGGACGCTCATCATCGCCGCGTCGATTCTCGGCGGGTTCTTCGAGGAACCGCCGGAGGTGCTCGGGGCACCGTTGAGCGCGGACGTGCTCTTTACGTTCTACGCCCCGCTCCAGGCCAATCCCCTGTTCTATCTGGGACTGATCGTGTTCTTCGCAGGAACCTGGCTCGCCGGTGCCGACTGGTTTCGGACGTGGCTGACCTGGAAAGGGGACAATCCCGGTAAGCGAATCCCGCTTCCGGCCTTCATGGTCCTGACGACGATGATAATGTGGTATCTCGGTTCGATCGGCGTCATCGTCTCGCTGATCGCCTTCATCGTGCCATGGTCATTCGAGGTGATCCCCGGTGTAAACCCGTTGCTGACCCGGACGCTGTTCTGGTTCTTCGGGCACATGGTCGTCTACTTCTGGGTGTTGCCGGCGTACCTGCTCTGGTACAACGTCCTTCCCACGCTCTCGGGCGGACGGTTGTTCAGCGATCCGCTCGCACGAGTCGTGTTCATCCTGTTCGTGCTGCTCTCGACGCCGGTCGGCATCCACCACCAGTACATGGACCCCGGCATCGCGGAAGGGTTCAAGTTCGTCGCGATGACCAACACGATGTTTCTGTTGCTGCCGAGTCTTCTGACGGCGTTCACCGTCGTCGCGAGCATGGAACACGGGGCTCGCCAGCGCGGCGGGGAGGGAACGTTCGGCTGGATACGTGCGTTGCCCTGGAGAGAGCCCGCGTTTACCGGCATGGCGCTCGCGGGCGCGGTCTTCGCCTTCGGTGGCTTCACCGGCATCGTCAACGCCGGCATGAACATCAACTACCTCGTCCACAACACGCTGTGGATCCCCGGACACATCCACACGCAGGTGGGGACGGCGACTGCACTCTCGCTCATGGCCGGCTCCTACTGGCTCGTCCCCCAGCTCACCGGAAACCGCCTCGTCGGCCGGCGTATCGCGCTGATCCAGGTCGTCACCTGGTTCCTCGGCATCGTGTTCATGACGAACGCGATGTACCGATCGGGACTGTTCGGCGTCCCCCGACGGACCGCAGAGCCACAGTACAGCTTCGAGTACGACGTCGGTATCGGGTCGATGGGCGAACTGAACGCCCAGATCGCCCTCGGTGGAACCCTGCTCTTCGTCGCCACGGTACTGTTCCTCGGCGTCATGCTGCTCACCGTTCTCAATCGAGACAGCGAACCGCTGGTGGACGGGACGATTCCGCCCGCACTGTCCGGACCCGAGGATTCGCCGCGGATCCTCGACAATCTGAAGTTGTGGGCGGCTATCGCAATCGTCCTGCTCGTCCTCGCCTATGCCCTCCCGCTCGCGAGCATCATCCAGCAAGGAGGACTGCACGGACAGGACATCAGGCCCTACCCGGTCGTTCTCGCCCTCGTCGACGCCGTACAACACGCCGGAACGACCCTCGGAGTGGCCATCTACTGA
- a CDS encoding DUF211 domain-containing protein, producing MTAPIRRLVLDVLKPHQPDIVEFTRAVADHASVDAVNAVLVETDREVETVKLTIRGAAVDASATEDAIDTLGGSIHSIDEVVCGEALTEQSPTPQDR from the coding sequence GTGACGGCCCCGATCCGACGACTCGTGCTCGACGTACTGAAGCCACACCAACCGGATATCGTCGAGTTTACACGCGCAGTCGCCGACCACGCGTCCGTCGACGCCGTCAACGCCGTGCTCGTCGAGACCGACCGGGAAGTCGAAACGGTCAAACTGACGATCAGGGGTGCTGCCGTCGACGCGTCCGCAACCGAAGACGCGATCGACACGCTAGGCGGGTCGATCCACTCGATCGACGAAGTCGTCTGCGGCGAAGCGCTCACCGAACAGAGTCCGACGCCGCAAGATCGGTGA
- a CDS encoding signal peptidase complex subunit 2: MSRSGATRTIDHDEFDPIGTLALVVLYFVVLTVMWLFTYFVEFLGNGPTVIDWLVFG, translated from the coding sequence ATGAGTCGGTCCGGCGCGACGCGAACGATCGATCACGACGAGTTCGATCCGATCGGGACGCTCGCACTCGTGGTGCTCTACTTCGTGGTCCTCACGGTGATGTGGCTGTTCACCTACTTCGTCGAGTTTCTCGGAAACGGACCGACGGTCATCGACTGGCTCGTATTCGGATAA
- a CDS encoding cytochrome-ba3 oxidase subunit — protein sequence MFESLTPRATLVLALLALVPTIVWTVTRSGLGGAIASINVVLIAASLYIAFSPIDVSNRTTRHT from the coding sequence GTGTTCGAATCGCTCACCCCACGGGCGACGCTCGTCCTGGCGTTACTCGCGCTCGTCCCGACGATCGTCTGGACGGTCACCAGGTCCGGGCTCGGCGGCGCCATCGCGTCCATCAACGTGGTCCTCATCGCGGCATCGTTGTACATCGCGTTTTCTCCGATCGACGTCTCGAATCGCACGACCCGCCACACCTGA
- a CDS encoding CbaC protein, whose amino-acid sequence MRTTPAKLLIVSALLLVFLVEGRTVLGFFDVYVSPLETVIVGLLVFAVLLGWAVAPRRGE is encoded by the coding sequence ATGCGGACCACCCCAGCGAAGCTATTGATCGTCAGTGCACTCCTCCTCGTCTTTCTCGTCGAGGGACGGACGGTTCTCGGGTTCTTCGACGTCTACGTCAGCCCGCTCGAAACCGTCATCGTCGGCCTCCTCGTGTTCGCCGTGCTTCTCGGCTGGGCGGTCGCGCCGCGCCGCGGCGAGTGA